Proteins found in one Drosophila innubila isolate TH190305 chromosome X, UK_Dinn_1.0, whole genome shotgun sequence genomic segment:
- the LOC117793291 gene encoding probable cytochrome P450 28c1 yields the protein MFQWLVLTLIGLISLVYIFLVWNFGHWRRRGIREPKALPLLGSFPNIVWPRQHFTNDMRDIYMKYRETDSYVGTFLLRTPKLLLLEPKLINEVFVSAFRHFENNDASRMIDTRKDKLVACNPFVLDGDEWRRQRGIFSPLLTSGRIRNAYCNMQRICGKLCDYIERMSSSNQPQNGMDLGLRFTSDNLFDCVLGIEARSFTETPLPVAKHNKEMSEDNRGLALAGALNGLFPQLPRWLRPKVIPKSYDQFFGQLVHEAFRLRREQRQERNDFINHLLDMQQEHQLSESQLLSHAMTFMFDGLDTTSSTIAHCLLLLARNPDCQQQLWQELDQASSRDQLLPDFDVLSELPYLGACLNESLRIYPAGGWASKTCTSPYTFHGSLHSKALQMYPGDNVMIPIYGLHHDPNFYPEPQVFKPERFLNGGLKRYQQMGVFLGFGNGPRQCVGIRLGLIQTKAAIAAIVKRYEVHVNGRTLEGIQLDPFIFVGAHKGGIWLDFKRR from the exons ATGTTTCAGTGGCTAGTGTTGACTCTCATCGGACTGATCTCCctggtatatatatttctcgTATGGAATTTCGGACATTGGAGGCGTCGCGGCATTCGGGAGCCGAAGGCGTTGCCGCTGCTCGGCTCCTTTCCGAACATCGTGTGGCCTCGTCAGCATTTTACAAACGATATGCGGGATATCTATAT GAAATATCGTGAGACAGACAGTTATGTGGGAACATTTCTGCTGCGAACTCCAAAGTTACTTTTGCTGGAGCCGAAGCTGATCAACGAAGTGTTCGTGTCGGCGTTTCGTCACTTTGAGAATAACGATGCATCGCGTATGATTGACACCAGAAAGGATAAGCTTGTCGCTTGCAATCCCTTTGTGCTCGATGGCGACGAGTGGCGTCGACAGCGTGGCATCTTCTCACCACTGTTGACCAGcgggcgtatacgtaatgcctATTGCAACATGCAACGCATCTGTGGCAAACTCTGCGATTACATTGAACGTATGTCGAGTAGCAATCAGCCCCAAAATGGCATGGAC CTGGGATTGCGCTTTACCAGCGACAATCTCTTCGATTGCGTGTTGGGCATTGAAGCACGAAGCTTTACCGAGACGCCATTGCCAGTGGCGAAGCACAACAAGGAGATGTCGGAGGATAATCGGGGACTAGCCCTAGCGGGTGCTCTGAATGGTCTGTTTCCTCAACTGCCGCGTTGGCTGCGTCCCAAGGTCATACCCAAGTCCTACGATCAATTCTTTGGCCAATTGGTGCACGAGGCCTTTCGTTTGAGACGTGAGCAGCGACAGGAACGCAATGATTTCATCAATCATCTGCTGGACATGCAGCAGGAGCATCAACTGAGTGAATCGCAGCTTCTCTCACATGCCATGACCTTTATGTTCGATGGCCTGGACACCACATCCTCAACCATTGCCCACTGTCTGCTGTTG CTGGCTCGCAATCCCGACTGCCAGCAGCAGTTGTGGCAAGAGCTTGACCAAGCCAGTTCCAGGGATCAATTGTTGCCTGACTTTGATGTCCTTAGTGAGTTGCCCTATTTAGGTGCTTGTTTGAATG AGAGTCTTCGCATTTATCCAGCTGGAGGTTGGGCCTCCAAGACTTGCACCTCACCCTACACATTCCACGGCAGTCTTCACAGCAAAGCCTTGCAAATGTATCCGGGCGATAATGTGATGATACCAATATATGGACTGCACCATGATCCCAATTTTTATCCCGAACCGCAAGTGTTTAAGCCCGAACGCTTTCTCAATGGCGGCTTAAAGAGATACCAACAAATGGGCGTCTTTCTGGGCTTTGGCAATGGACCACGCCAATGTGTGGGCATCCGTTTGGGTCTAATCCAAACCAAGGCGGCAATAGCTGCGATTGTGAAGCGTTATGAGGTGCATGTGAATGGCCGTACACTCGAGGGCATTCAACTAGATCCGTTTATTTTTGTGGGCGCACACAAAGGCGGCATTTGGTTGGATTTCAAAAGAAGATGA